Proteins encoded in a region of the Balneola sp. genome:
- a CDS encoding carbohydrate kinase — MYLGIDLGSSSIKLSLFDAESGTVIHSLSYPKEELAINAPEFGWAEQNPEDWWENFQKGYAILIKESGTNPKDIQAIGISYQMHGLVLVDEKLKVLRPSIIWCDSRAVEAGNEAFDSLGRAFCLPHLLNSPGNFTASKLAWVKQNEPEIYSKIHKFMLPGDFIAMKLSGRITTTNTGLSEGIFWDFKQRGLSQELLSVYGISEDLVPEVVPAIGDQVSVKPEVAAQLGLLAGVSITYRGGDQPNNAFSLNVLNPGETASTAGTSGVIYAVTDKNAYDEKSRINTFLHVNDTPEAPRNGVLICINGTGILYNWLRRILNTGSGNIDYIHMNDMVDSVKAGSEGLACLPFGNGAERIFENRIVGSHLLNMDFNRHHTSHILRASVEGIVYALNLGFEMLENLGIEQNRIRAGHANLFLSKSFREIFVNVTGIPLELYNTDGAAGAARGAALGSGFYTTPEEAFSTLERIAVIDPNPELAENYKQLFGSWKQEIEKHSF; from the coding sequence ATGTACTTAGGAATAGATTTAGGAAGCTCATCTATAAAGCTGTCATTATTCGATGCCGAGTCAGGCACAGTAATTCATTCACTTTCTTATCCCAAAGAAGAACTGGCAATTAATGCTCCAGAATTTGGATGGGCCGAACAGAACCCGGAGGATTGGTGGGAAAATTTCCAAAAAGGCTATGCTATTCTCATTAAAGAATCGGGAACGAACCCCAAAGATATTCAAGCCATCGGTATTTCTTATCAAATGCATGGCCTGGTATTGGTCGATGAAAAGTTAAAGGTACTTCGACCTTCTATTATTTGGTGCGATAGCCGGGCAGTAGAAGCTGGTAATGAAGCATTCGACTCTTTAGGTAGAGCATTTTGCTTACCACACCTTTTGAATTCTCCGGGGAATTTTACGGCTTCCAAGCTCGCATGGGTTAAACAGAACGAACCCGAGATCTATTCAAAGATCCATAAGTTTATGTTACCTGGTGATTTTATCGCGATGAAGCTTTCCGGCCGGATTACAACCACCAATACCGGCTTATCAGAAGGGATCTTCTGGGATTTTAAACAACGAGGTCTTAGCCAGGAGCTTTTAAGCGTGTATGGTATTTCAGAAGACCTGGTTCCGGAGGTGGTGCCTGCTATTGGAGACCAGGTGTCAGTTAAGCCGGAAGTAGCGGCCCAACTTGGTTTATTAGCCGGTGTTAGCATTACTTACAGAGGAGGAGATCAACCTAATAATGCCTTTTCATTAAACGTATTGAACCCGGGCGAAACAGCATCCACCGCAGGAACATCAGGAGTGATTTATGCGGTAACTGATAAGAATGCGTATGATGAAAAATCGCGGATTAACACCTTTCTTCATGTAAACGATACTCCGGAAGCCCCGAGGAATGGTGTTCTAATTTGTATCAACGGCACTGGGATTCTTTATAACTGGCTACGCCGAATACTGAATACCGGGAGTGGGAACATTGATTATATCCATATGAATGATATGGTGGATTCAGTAAAAGCAGGTTCTGAAGGGCTTGCCTGCCTCCCTTTTGGTAACGGTGCCGAACGGATCTTTGAAAATCGAATTGTTGGTTCGCATTTACTCAATATGGATTTCAACCGTCACCATACCAGTCACATTCTTCGTGCCTCGGTTGAAGGAATTGTTTATGCCCTCAATCTTGGTTTCGAAATGCTGGAAAATCTGGGCATTGAACAAAACCGGATTCGGGCGGGTCATGCGAACCTTTTCTTAAGCAAATCTTTTCGGGAGATTTTTGTGAATGTAACCGGAATTCCTCTGGAACTTTATAATACGGATGGTGCTGCTGGTGCAGCCCGAGGCGCAGCTCTTGGTTCAGGTTTTTATACCACTCCGGAAGAAGCTTTTTCAACTTTGGAGCGCATTGCTGTGATTGACCCTAATCCTGAACTCGCTGAAAACTATAAACAGCTGTTCGGAAGCTGGAAGCAGGAAATAGAAAAACACTCATTTTAA
- a CDS encoding endo-1,4-beta-xylanase — protein MKRLAQLPAFVLIVILSTSCIGTIEQQPAETLASAYNDHFYIGAALKTSQYTGEDQRGIPIVEKHFNSISPENDLKWERIHPEPGVFNFEEADSFVEFGEANDMFIVGHVLVWHSQTPDWVFEDEDGNPLSREALLERMEDHITTIVTRYKGRINGWDVVNEALNEDGTFRESKWYQIIGPDFIAKAFEYAAAADPEAELYYNDYNLFNPDKADGAIQMVKDIQEQGIKVSGIGMQGHYGLQGPTAEEVEASIIKFGELGIVAITELDVDVLPPAFEYMGADISMRAELKEELNPYTEGMPDSIKQAQIDQYTAYFEVFLKHADKINRVTTWGVTDGDSWKNYWPVSERRNYPLLFDREGNEKEVAKVLMELPSNK, from the coding sequence ATGAAAAGACTAGCCCAGTTACCGGCTTTTGTTCTCATAGTAATTCTAAGTACATCATGTATTGGTACTATCGAGCAGCAACCCGCTGAAACCCTGGCAAGTGCCTATAACGACCACTTTTACATAGGTGCGGCTCTCAAAACCAGTCAATATACAGGAGAAGACCAGCGAGGAATTCCTATAGTTGAAAAACACTTCAACTCTATCTCTCCCGAGAATGATTTGAAATGGGAGCGAATTCATCCTGAGCCAGGCGTGTTCAATTTTGAAGAAGCAGACAGCTTTGTAGAATTCGGTGAAGCGAATGATATGTTCATTGTCGGCCATGTGTTAGTGTGGCATAGCCAGACGCCGGATTGGGTATTTGAAGATGAGGATGGAAATCCACTTTCAAGGGAAGCACTTCTTGAACGCATGGAAGATCACATCACTACGATTGTAACCAGGTATAAAGGTAGGATTAATGGTTGGGATGTGGTGAATGAAGCACTAAATGAAGATGGTACTTTTAGAGAGTCCAAATGGTATCAAATCATAGGCCCGGATTTTATCGCCAAAGCCTTTGAATACGCCGCTGCAGCTGATCCTGAGGCTGAGTTGTATTACAACGACTATAACCTGTTCAACCCTGATAAAGCTGATGGCGCAATCCAAATGGTTAAAGATATCCAAGAGCAAGGGATCAAAGTTTCAGGAATTGGTATGCAGGGACATTATGGATTGCAAGGCCCTACCGCTGAAGAAGTAGAGGCTAGCATCATTAAGTTTGGTGAGCTGGGGATTGTTGCTATCACCGAATTAGATGTAGATGTACTCCCTCCCGCTTTCGAATATATGGGAGCAGATATTAGTATGAGAGCTGAGCTAAAAGAGGAGCTTAATCCTTATACAGAAGGAATGCCCGATTCCATTAAACAAGCTCAAATCGATCAGTATACAGCCTATTTCGAGGTATTTCTAAAGCATGCAGATAAAATCAATCGGGTGACCACCTGGGGGGTAACCGATGGAGATTCATGGAAAAATTATTGGCCCGTTTCAGAGCGGAGGAATTATCCGCTGTTATTCGACCGGGAAGGAAATGAAAAAGAGGTAGCGAAAGTACTCATGGAGCTGCCTTCAAATAAGTAA
- the xylA gene encoding xylose isomerase encodes MKVLIGNKEYFKGIGRIQFEGKESDNPLAFKYYDENKVVAGKTMKEHFKFAVAYWHTLTGTGGDPFGPGTKEFPWASSTDPYQNAKDKMDAAFEFITKLGVPYYCFHDFDLIAEGDTLAESEKRLDFITDYAKEKQEASDVKLLWGTANCFSHSRYMNGAATNPDFNVVAFAGAQVKNALDATIKLGGENYVFWGGREGYMSLLNTDMGRELDHFAQFLHMAKDYARSQGFTGTFFIEPKPMEPSKHQYDFDSATVLGFLTKYDLLDDFKLNIEVNHATLALHTFEHELQVAANNNLLGSIDANRGDYQNGWDTDQFPVDVFEITQAMLVILQAGGLQGGGINFDAKARRNSTDLIDLFHAHIGGMDVFARSLMAADAILTKSAYPELRKERYSSFDSGSGKDFEEGKLSLEDLHAHATSNQDIEQRSGKQELYENIINQFV; translated from the coding sequence ATGAAAGTACTGATTGGAAACAAGGAATATTTTAAAGGGATTGGTCGCATCCAGTTTGAAGGCAAGGAATCGGATAACCCTCTAGCATTCAAATATTATGATGAAAATAAAGTAGTAGCTGGCAAGACCATGAAGGAACACTTCAAATTTGCAGTGGCTTACTGGCATACGCTTACCGGAACAGGAGGTGACCCTTTTGGTCCGGGAACAAAGGAGTTTCCATGGGCTAGCAGCACCGATCCTTATCAAAATGCAAAAGATAAAATGGATGCTGCGTTCGAATTCATCACCAAGTTGGGTGTTCCCTATTACTGCTTCCACGATTTCGATCTTATTGCAGAAGGAGATACACTAGCTGAATCAGAAAAGAGGCTGGATTTTATTACCGATTATGCAAAGGAAAAGCAGGAAGCCTCAGACGTGAAACTTCTTTGGGGAACGGCCAATTGCTTTAGCCACTCTCGGTATATGAATGGGGCTGCTACTAATCCTGATTTTAATGTAGTTGCTTTTGCTGGTGCTCAGGTAAAAAATGCACTGGATGCTACCATAAAGCTGGGCGGTGAAAACTATGTATTCTGGGGAGGTAGAGAAGGATATATGTCGCTCTTGAATACAGATATGGGGCGTGAATTAGATCATTTTGCTCAATTCCTTCATATGGCCAAAGATTATGCTCGCAGTCAGGGATTTACTGGCACCTTCTTTATCGAGCCCAAACCAATGGAGCCCTCTAAGCATCAATATGATTTTGATTCAGCTACCGTTTTGGGTTTCCTAACCAAGTATGATTTGCTGGATGACTTTAAACTGAATATCGAGGTGAACCATGCAACTTTGGCGCTACACACCTTCGAGCATGAACTACAAGTAGCTGCTAATAATAACTTGCTAGGTAGTATTGATGCCAATCGTGGCGATTACCAGAATGGATGGGATACTGATCAATTCCCGGTAGATGTATTTGAAATTACCCAGGCCATGCTTGTTATCCTTCAGGCTGGTGGTCTTCAGGGAGGAGGGATCAACTTTGATGCCAAGGCCAGAAGAAACTCAACTGATTTGATTGACCTTTTCCATGCGCACATTGGCGGAATGGATGTATTCGCTCGTTCATTAATGGCTGCTGACGCTATTTTGACCAAGTCGGCCTATCCGGAGTTAAGAAAAGAACGATACAGTTCTTTTGACTCGGGTTCAGGAAAAGACTTCGAGGAAGGAAAACTTTCTCTTGAAGATTTACATGCCCATGCAACTTCAAATCAGGATATCGAGCAGCGAAGTGGTAAGCAGGAGCTGTACGAAAATATCATCAACCAATTCGTTTAG
- a CDS encoding LacI family transcriptional regulator — MKVTLKDISDATGFSISTISRAVRGEGRISEENRKKILASAHELGYPLPTNGRAIPKDQPPYIALITQFREGEFYSSFAVGFMKAAYRKNVTLSLFGIDEDLHDAPHLIEHLRAFGFSGAVLFAPEMKEADYQQILYSTPRDFPIISCSNIDSSVLDTVTFDAYQGATLIARHFHGKGYKKLGIIEGPAEMPESRFRSNGFNDYVTHVAEEEIVWSFRGDYTLESGKEAFEAFHSASVKPEAIFATNDAMAVGFMEAASKFGYRFPDDIAIAGYDNLPICETHYPKITSVDTDYIRLGENTLDNLLSRIGRDDEHQGIVSMVPVSLKIRESS, encoded by the coding sequence ATGAAGGTTACACTAAAAGATATTTCGGATGCCACCGGATTTTCGATTTCTACGATTTCAAGAGCAGTTCGGGGAGAAGGTAGAATTTCAGAAGAAAACCGGAAGAAAATTCTGGCCAGCGCCCATGAACTGGGATACCCGTTACCTACCAACGGCAGGGCCATACCAAAAGACCAGCCCCCTTATATCGCATTGATTACCCAGTTCCGTGAGGGAGAATTTTATTCGTCGTTTGCAGTAGGTTTTATGAAAGCTGCCTATCGGAAAAATGTGACTCTCAGCTTGTTTGGAATAGATGAAGACTTACATGATGCTCCTCATTTAATTGAACATTTAAGAGCCTTTGGCTTTTCAGGAGCCGTGCTATTTGCCCCTGAAATGAAAGAAGCCGATTACCAGCAGATTCTGTATTCCACACCCAGAGATTTTCCCATCATTTCCTGTTCTAATATTGATAGTTCTGTACTGGACACCGTTACTTTTGATGCCTATCAGGGAGCTACACTTATAGCCAGGCATTTCCATGGCAAGGGATATAAAAAGCTGGGAATTATAGAAGGGCCGGCTGAAATGCCCGAGTCCAGGTTTCGCTCAAATGGCTTTAATGATTACGTAACTCATGTTGCGGAAGAGGAAATAGTATGGAGCTTTAGAGGAGATTACACCCTGGAATCGGGAAAAGAAGCATTTGAAGCTTTTCATTCAGCTAGTGTTAAGCCCGAGGCCATATTTGCAACTAACGATGCCATGGCAGTTGGCTTTATGGAGGCAGCGAGTAAGTTTGGATATCGTTTTCCTGATGATATTGCCATTGCGGGTTATGATAACTTACCCATTTGTGAAACCCACTATCCTAAAATCACTTCTGTAGACACCGACTATATCCGGTTAGGAGAAAACACTCTCGATAACTTACTCTCCCGAATCGGAAGAGATGATGAGCATCAGGGTATCGTGAGCATGGTTCCGGTTAGCTTGAAAATAAGAGAGTCGAGCTGA